The following coding sequences are from one Betaproteobacteria bacterium window:
- the coaBC gene encoding bifunctional phosphopantothenoylcysteine decarboxylase/phosphopantothenate--cysteine ligase CoaBC — MELHGKRIVLGVTGGIAAYKAAELVRLLVKVGAEVQVAMTEAATHFVTTTTFQALSGRPVFVDQWDDRRAKGMAHIDLSRQADCIVVAPASADFLARIAHGLADDLLATLVLARDCPLLVAPAMNRQMWENPATRRNVATLAGDGVAILGPACGEQACGEVGEGRMVEAEEIFQALVAFFTPKVLAGRRVLLTAGPTFEAIDAVRGITNLSSGRMGYAVAQAAQRAGAAVTLVSGPVELASPAGVERIAVRSALDMHREVMARAAGCDIFIGVAAVADYRPAAPAGYKLKKDAGGAPPVELLENPDILAEVAALTNPPFCVGFAAESGNLEEYARKKREKKKIPLIAANLIQDGFGGDDNRLVLLDDAGVHPLAPGPKALLARQLVEHIAQLLEKR, encoded by the coding sequence ATGGAATTGCATGGCAAGCGCATCGTTCTTGGGGTGACCGGCGGCATCGCGGCCTACAAGGCGGCGGAACTGGTCCGCCTGCTGGTCAAGGTGGGGGCTGAGGTGCAGGTGGCCATGACCGAGGCGGCGACCCACTTCGTCACGACCACCACCTTTCAGGCGCTCTCCGGGCGGCCGGTGTTCGTCGATCAGTGGGACGACCGCCGTGCCAAAGGCATGGCCCATATCGACCTTTCCCGGCAGGCCGACTGCATCGTCGTGGCGCCGGCTTCGGCGGATTTCCTGGCGCGCATCGCCCACGGCCTGGCCGACGACCTGCTCGCCACCCTGGTGTTGGCTCGGGACTGCCCCCTTCTTGTGGCGCCGGCCATGAACCGGCAGATGTGGGAAAACCCGGCGACCCGCCGCAATGTGGCGACCCTGGCCGGCGATGGCGTCGCCATCCTGGGCCCCGCTTGCGGCGAGCAGGCCTGTGGCGAGGTCGGCGAGGGCCGCATGGTCGAAGCCGAAGAAATCTTCCAGGCCCTGGTGGCCTTCTTCACCCCCAAGGTGCTCGCCGGCCGGCGGGTGCTTCTGACGGCGGGGCCGACGTTCGAGGCCATCGACGCCGTGCGCGGCATCACCAATCTCTCCTCCGGGCGCATGGGCTACGCGGTGGCCCAGGCGGCACAGCGGGCGGGGGCGGCGGTGACCCTGGTTTCCGGTCCGGTGGAACTGGCTTCGCCGGCGGGGGTCGAGCGCATCGCCGTGCGCAGCGCCCTCGACATGCACCGGGAAGTGATGGCCCGGGCGGCAGGCTGCGACATTTTCATCGGCGTCGCCGCGGTGGCCGACTACCGCCCCGCGGCGCCGGCCGGGTACAAATTGAAGAAGGACGCGGGCGGAGCGCCGCCGGTGGAACTGCTCGAAAACCCCGACATCCTGGCCGAGGTCGCCGCCTTGACGAATCCGCCCTTCTGCGTGGGCTTCGCGGCCGAGAGCGGCAACCTGGAGGAGTACGCCCGGAAGAAGCGGGAGAAGAAGAAAATCCCCCTCATTGCCGCCAATCTGATCCAGGATGGCTTCGGCGGTGACGACAACCGGCTGGTCCTGCTGGATGACGCGGGAG